Proteins encoded in a region of the Nocardia asteroides genome:
- a CDS encoding AMP-binding protein — MHTLTDSLADNLYVLPLAEPVAEVDPQAVVVSTADCDLTYAELDRWSNRLARLLLGIGAGPGTRIAVAIDQPIESVVAERAATKIGAVTIPVTEDGSFALGTPVGVTTKDQRPDQAGAITWLVLDERSTLQRYLTSSSAPLGTADLDLLPASA; from the coding sequence ATGCACACGCTGACCGATTCGCTCGCCGACAACCTCTACGTCCTGCCGCTGGCCGAGCCCGTCGCCGAGGTCGATCCGCAGGCGGTCGTGGTGTCCACCGCCGATTGCGACCTCACCTACGCCGAACTGGATCGCTGGTCCAACCGCCTCGCCCGCCTGCTGCTCGGCATCGGCGCGGGCCCCGGCACCCGCATCGCGGTGGCGATCGACCAGCCCATCGAGTCCGTCGTGGCCGAGCGGGCCGCCACCAAGATCGGCGCAGTGACCATCCCCGTGACCGAAGACGGCTCCTTCGCGCTCGGCACCCCGGTGGGCGTCACCACCAAGGATCAGCGGCCCGACCAGGCCGGCGCGATCACCTGGCTGGTGCTGGACGAGCGCTCCACCCTCCAGCGCTACCTCACCAGTTCTTCCGCCCCGCTGGGCACCGCCGACCTGGACCTTCTTCCCGCATCCGCCTGA